GGCATGGATCTGGCAGTCATCGTGGCAATTATTGTGGTCGGCTATCTCGTCGGCTCATTCCCTACAGCCTATGTTGTGGGGCGGGCCAAAGGCGTTGACATCTTCAAAGTAGGCAGCGGCAACATGGGCGCGACCAACGTCGCGCGGGCGTGTGGCGTTCAATATGGCGCGCTGGTGTGGCTGTGGGATGGACTGAAGGGCGCGCTGGCGGTACTGGTGGCCCGGATGCTGATGCCCGACAACGCGGCGGCGGCCAGCGTTCTGGCGGCAGTCGCGGTGGTGGCCGGGCACAACTGGTCGTTCCTGGCGACGATCATCACGGGCAGCATCAAGGGCGGCAAGGGCGCGGCGACGGCCAGTGGCACATTCCTGCTGCTTGCGCCGACCTTCCTGGTGGTGATCGTGCTCGCGCTGGCGGCGGCGGTCGTGCTGCTGACACGCTACGTCTCGTTGGCCGTGCTGACCTCGGTCGCGGCGGCAGCGCTGGCGATTCTGGTGCTCATCGGTCTGAATGTGCTGGAACCCGTCTACAGCCTCTATCTGTTCGTGGCGTGGATGATCTTCATCCGCCATCGCAGCAATATCTACAATCTGCTGGCGGGCAAAGAACGCCGCCTCGGTGACCGCGTTTAGCACGCTTCCACCACTCCGCACACGAAAAAAGCCCGGCACAGCGCCGGGCTTTTTTCGTGTGCGTAAACTGTGACTCAGGGGGCGTATTGGCCTGGATAACGCTTGGCTGCTGGGCCGCCACCCTTGAAGTCGGGCACGGTGATCAGGAAGATACGGTTGCGGCGCACATCTGCCATGCGGCTGCGGATCACCGGGTCGAGTGTGTTAAATTCCTGCGCGGTGGTGAAGACGGTTGGTTGGTGCGCCACATAGCGGTGATTCACGATCTGGCGGAGCTTTTCCAGCGCCCACGACGACGGGTTGGCGAGGTCGAGCTGGTCGATGACCAACATCGGGATCGTCTTCAGCTCGGTGAAGCGCTTGTCGTAGGAGGCGTTGGAGGATGGCCCGAACGCTGCGCGCAGGTAATCGAGCAGGTCAGAGGCGGTGACCAGAATTGCCGCTTCGCCCATGCGCGCCCGGTAGTTGGCGATGGCGGCGGCGAGGTGCGTCTTGCCGGTGCCCGGCCCACCCATCAACGTCAGCCAACCCTGCGGATCTTTCGCGTAGGCCAGCGCGATGTCATAGACTTCCTGCAGGTTGTGCCGGTCTTTTGGCACGAGGTCGTTCTGGCGCAGGTGGAACGTCTCGAACACCATGTCAGCGTATAGCTCCAGGCTGGAAATCGAGCTTTGTTCCGGCAGCGGCTCCCCACGCCGGAAGTCCGGCAGGCTGAGGTTGATCAGGCGTGTGAGGTGCCAGTCCATCAAGCGGCTGCGCACACGCGGATCGAGGTTGGCCGGGTCGATGTTGGTGGTGACGACCGTGTTCAGCCGGTTCAGGTAGCGATGATTGATCAGCTGGTACAGTTTTTCCTGCGCCCAGGCGGTCGGGCTTTCCGCGCCGAGATCGTCCAGAATCAGCAGGCGTGTCGTGCGGACCTGCTCGAACAGGTCGTCGTACTCGACGTTCGAATCTGGGCCGAAGGTGGAGCGCAGATGATCGAGCAGGTCGGGCGCGGTCATGAAGATCACGTCCTGGCCGCGCGCGAGGCAATCGTTGGCGATGGCGGCGGCGAGGTGCGTCTTGCCGCTGCCATACGTGCCCTGAAACAGCAGCCAGCCCTGCGGGTCCCGCGCGTAGTCTGCGGCGAGGCTGTGCGCCGTGCGCAGCGTCAGCAACTGCGTGTCGTTAAGGCCGGGCAGTTCGAGCAAAAAGGACTCGAACGTCTTGTCGGTCACGGCGCTGAGGTTGCTCAGCTCGCGCAGGCGGGTGCCGCGCCGCGCCGCGATGACCTCGCGCTGGCACACGCACGGGAACGCCTTGCCGAAATCGGGGTGGTCGAGCGGCACGTCACGTGTGACGAAGCCCATACCGCCGCAGATCGGGCATGTATCGCCACCATCAGTAGTCGATGATGTCCGAGTATTCCCCACGGATATACCGGTAGTGATCCGCCTCAGTTGGTTGTGTAGGCTGTCCACCGTCTTTTCCTTCCGTCTGCCAGCGGTTGAGGATGGCTGAGATATAGCGCCAGCTGCGCGCGTTACGCTCGACTGCCAGCCGGATCGCTTCCTCGATCCACTCCGCCGGATATTCGTCTTCGGCCTGCTTGAGTTGCCCGCTGATCATGGGCGTCAGCGGACCAATGTTTTGTTCGTACAGCGAAAAAATGTTGGGACGCTCCACGACCAGCGCGACCGGGCAGTCCCGCCCACCGTAGGTGAAGTGACCCTGTTCGATGGCGCGGATGGCGTTGCGCCCGCGTGTCGTGTTCAAGAAGTAGAGGTCTTCCGGCCCGGCGACGCCTTCGACCGTGACGTGCAGCAGCGTGCCACGCGCGGTCGCACGCTCAAAGGCGTCGATGGCGCGCTCCCGCGCGGTGCCGGCGTCCGCGTCGATGCCACTCAGAAACAGCGCGTCGTCCAGCACCTCGCGTCGAATTACGTAGCGGTACTCGCCGTCCTGTTGGTGCAGCGCCCAGAAGCAGTAGAGCGTCAGTTTTAACTCAATCAGATCGTCGATGCTTTGCAACAGCTCGGTAAAAAACTGGTTGGGCAGCGCCACCGTGAGCGTCTTGCCTGGCGGAAATCCGCTGAATCCTCGCATCGTGCTGCTTTCCCCTCACCCCGACCGGCAGACTAGAATCCGGCCAGATCCATATCGGTTTTCTTCAAGTTGGCGAACTGTGTCAGCTCCTTGCGGAAAAAGAGCGTCACCGTGCCGGTTGGGCCGTTGCGGTGCTTGGACACGATGATGTCCGCTTGGTTGGGACGCTCGGTGTTTTCGTTATAGACCTCATCGCGGTAAATGAACAGCACGATGTCCGCGTCCTGCTCGATGCTGCCCGATTCACGCAGGTCCGAAAGCTGCGGGCGCTTGTCCTGGCGCTGCTCGACCGCACGCGAGAGCTGTGCGGCAGCCAGCACCGGCACGTTCAGCTCGCGGGCGATCTGTTTCAGATTACGCGAGATGTAGCTGATCTCCTGCACGCGGTTCTCGCTGCGCCCCGCGCCGCCTGTCATGAGCTGCAAATAATCGACCATCACCAGATCGAGGCCGTGCTCGCTGTACAGGCGGCGGCACTTGGTCCGCATTTGCAGCGGCGAGAGGGCAGGGGTGTCGTCCAGGAAGATCTGCACGCTGCTCAGGTTGGCCGTCGCCTCGACGAACAGTGCCCATTCGCGCTCGTCCAACTCGCCCAGGCGCAGCTTGTGCGTGTTGATGCCCGTCTCCGACGAGACGAGGCGCTGCACGATTTGCTCGTTGCTCATTTCCAGGCTGAAGATCGCCACTCGTGCCCGGCCCAGCCGCGCCGCGTTGAGCGCGGTGGTCAACAGCCACGACGTCTTGCCCATGCCGGGCCGCCCTGCGACGATGGCGAGGTCCGATTTTTGCAGCCCGCCCAGCAGGTGATCCAGGTCGGTGAAGCCGGTCGGTACACCCAGCGGCTCACCGCGCCGCTCGTACAGGTTCTCGATGCGGTCGTAGTAGTCGCTGATGGCGATGCGCATGGGGACCAGTTCGCGCAGCAGCCGCCGTTCCGTGACGGCGAACAGCGACGCCTCGGCGCGGTCCACGACCTCGTTGATGTCGGCGCTTTCTTCGTGCGCGAGCTGCGCGATCTCGCTGGCAGAGTTCAGCAGGCGGCGGCGCAGGGCTGCGCGCTCGACGATGCGCCCGTAGGCCTCGGCGTAAATAGAGGAGGGTGTGTGATTGATCAGGTAGGTGATGTAGGCCGCGCCGCCGACTTCTTCCAGGCGTTCCTGCTGGCGCAGCTCCTCGATCACCGTGACATAGTCGATCTCGTCGCTGCGTTCGTGGAGGCGTTGGATCGTCTCCCAGACCCATCCGTTGCGCACGATGAAAAAGTCGTCGGCCTGCAAAAACGCCGCGACGTCGTTCAGCGCATTCGGGTTGATCAGGATGGACCCCAGCAGCGCTTCTTCGGCTTCTACGCTGTGGGGAGCCAGACGATCGGGCTGCGCGAAGATCGGATCTTGTTGGCTCATGCTGCCTTTTGCCGGATGAGTGAGACGTGATGATTAAGGCACGCTGATGCTAAAACGGGGCGGCTCAACCGGAGCAGCCCCGTTTCTTCCCGGAAGACCGACCTAAACTTTACTCTTCGTCGTCTTCCGAATCAAGATCATCGAGATCCAGCGATTCGACAAAGTCCTCGAAGATACTCAACTGGCCAGAACCTTCGCCATCTTCGCCGTTGGCAGCGCCTTCCCCGTCGATCTCTTCGTCGGGCATGATGCCCGCGCGCTCCATGACGGAGTCCTCGACGTAGATGGGGACCTCCAGGCGCACAGCCAGCGCGATGGCGTCGCTGGGCCGCGAGTCGATTTCACGCAGTTCGCCGTTGAGGTCCAACACGATTTGGGCAAAAAAGGTATCTTGCCGGAGGTCATTCACGACAATGTGCTTCACCTGGCCGCCCAGCTCGCTGATCATCGCCTTCAACAGGTCGTGAGTGAGTGGGCGTTCCACAGCCATACCCTGAAGCTTGACGGCAATGGCTTCGGCTTCGCACGGGCCGATGAAGATCGGCAGGTATTTGCTGCTGATTGGGTCTTTGAGGATCACGACGCGAAGCTGTGACATCAAGCTTACGCGGATGCTATCAATATTGACTTTAATCATGAACGGATTTCCTGGAATGTCTGCAGTTCCGGCTGGGTGATGACGGTGGCCGCCAACTACACCTGATTATACCATCGAGTTCACAGCGCCAGCAAAGCGATCTGGGAGACGATGTTTTCGGGACGGTCCAATGACCGGTGACGGAACCCGTCACCGGGTTTCGTGTGTTTCTGCTTGCGTTTCGGACGGGTCTTGTTCGATCTCGTCGGGCAGCGGCAGGGCGGACAGATCGTACTCCTGCCCGGCTTCGTGGCTGAGCATCTTGATCTTACCGTCGATGAACGCGCCCTCTTCGGTGGTGATGGCCGTCGCGCTGATGTCGCCCCAGACACGACCCGTCCTTAGAAGCTGGACGCGCCGCCCGCTGACGTTGCCGCGCACCGCGCCCGCGATGGAGACGTTTTTGCCGTGAATATCCGCCGTGATCTTGGCCGTTTCGCCCACCAGGACGTTGCCATCGATCTCCAGCGTGCCTTCAAAAATGCCGTCGAGACGAATATTCGCCTGGCATTTCAGGTCGCCAAAGAGGGTTGTGCTTGGCCCCAGGACGGTTTCAAAGCCGCTGAAGTGGCTGGCGTTGGCGTGTGTCGCAGGCGCCGCCGACGGCTTTGGTTCCGGTCGAGATGCCGGCGGCTCATCCTGCTTGCGCCCACCAAAGATCGACATGACGTGCTCTCCACGTAGCTGCCTCACGCTGCTCGAACTATAGTCGATTGTCCCCGCGTTCGCAATGCCGTGCCTGTGTGTCGGCCCGATTCAGTCGATTTTGGACTGGGCGGTCGTCGTGACGGAGGAAGCCCTGCGCGAGCGGATTTCACGCACGCGCATGACGATGAAGCCCGCCGCAACCAGCACGAGGACGACCAGCGTGGCCTTCTGGTACTGGTCGACGTAACCGATGATGTCTTCCCAGTTCTCGCCCAGAATCAGCCCAGCTACGGCCAGGAAGGTGGTCCAGATGCCAGAGCCGAGCGTGGTGAAGACCAGGAAACGCGGCAGCGGCATGCGATTCATCCCGGCAGGCAGCGAGATCAGGCTGCGGATGATGGGGATCAGGCGGCCAAAGAAGACGATCGCGTTGCCATAACGCTCGAAGAGGCCCAGCACGCGGTTGAGGTCGTCTTCGGACACCATGACGTAGCGCCCGTAGCGCCGCAGGAACCGCCGGATGACCGGCTCGTCAGCCCACACGCCAATGTAATAGATCACGACTGCACCCAACACTGAGCCGAGCGTGCCCGCCAGCACGATCCCGAACAAGTTGAGCTTATCGTCAGCGACGAGGAATCCCGCAAAGGGCATCACCAATTCGGAGGGGATCGGCGTAAAGATGTTTTCGGCAAACATGACGAAGGTGATACCGGGGTAGCCGAGAGTCTCGACGATGCCCTTGATGAAATCGCTGAGCCAGATGAGTATGTCTGCCATTGTCCATCCCTGAATACGATGACTGATGAAGTCGGCCAAACGCCTACACGTCTCGGCAACGGGGGGCCAGTGTACCATAAGTATACGGTGCAGACTAGAAGCGAGTTGTAAAGGGACGGGCGGGCGCGCCGACAAAACTCGCCTGGAGAGGCTGCGAACGCCCATGCTATAATGCATCAGCACGGCACAGGCAGGCAGGGGAATATGGCGCGAACGCTGGTGATCGCAAACCAGAAGGGCGGGGTCGGCAAGTCGACGTCGGTGCTGAACCTGGGCGTGGCCCTCGCACGGCGCGGCCAGCGCGTGCTGCTGATCGATCTCGATCCGCAGGCGGGGCTGACTGCCGGGCTGGGCCTGGACCCTTACACCCTGCGGCGGACCGTCTATTCGCTGCTCTCCACGCCGGGTACATCGCTGGCGCGGGTGCTGTGCACGATCGAGGATGGGCTGGCGCTGGTCCCGGCTAACATCGATCTGGCCGTGGCGGATATCCGGCTGAGCGCCGCCGCCGACCCGGCGACCCGGCTGCGTGATGTGCTGGATCGCAGCCGCATCCCCTTCGACGTGATCCTGATCGATACGCCCCCGGGTCTGGGTGTGCTGACCGCCAACGGACTGGTCGCCGCCGACGCAGTGATCGTGCCGGTCCAGTGCCAATACCTGGCGATGCGCGGCGTGCGCGGCTTGTTGGACAGCGTCGAGCGTATCGGGCAATCGCTCAATCGCGATCTGGTGGTCGGCGGGCTGTTCGGTACGCTGTACCGCGTGGAGTCCGAGCACGCGCGCGAAGTAATGGGCGAGCTGCGCGACGTGTTTGGCCCACAGGTATTCGAGTCGGTCATTCCCTACGACGAGGCAGCGGCGGAAGCCCCGTTGGCGGGCCAGGCCGTGCTGGACTACGCGCCTGACAGCCCGGCGGCGCTGGCATATCGCGCGCTGGCCGAGGAGATTGTCCCGTGAGCGAGCAGGAGGGCGGCAAGCGAGCGCGGGTATCGCTGCGTGGACGGGGGCGCGAGATCCTCACGGGTCAGCCGCGCGATGACGTACCCTCCGGCGAGATCGATGCGCAGTCGCTGCAACTCACGCCTCACGAAGCTGACTCCCTGCTGGCGCTGGACGCCGTGCCTCCGAACGCTCCTGCGCTGGCCGACGACGCGGATCTCGATGTGGCCGCCGTACCGCCAGAGTCTGAATCGCCGGACGAAATGCACGCTGCCGAGGATGATTGCTCGGAGCAGGACAGTGCCGCTGCTGATCTGCTATCCGAGCTGATTGAGGTAGATGCACCGCCGGAGCCGCTAGAAGACCTGTACGACGTGGGCGAGCCGCTGCCGGAAGATCTGACCGCGCTGCTCGGTGCGCTAGAGGATGCAGACTCCCTCGACGAGCCGCCACCCGAACCGGACACCGAGGACTCCAGGCCGTACGTCTTGCCGGAATTCGATCGCGTTGAATGGGATACGGCAGCCTGGGATGACGCCGAAGACCCAGCACCGCGCGCCGACTCGCTGCCCAGCCCGGAGATCAGCGGACCGCCGCCCGGCGAACGGTTGCCAGTGGCCCACAGCTATGGGGAGCTGGCGGCGGTTGTTAACGACGACACGCTGCGGCGGCTCGTGGCGCAGATCGAAGCGCTGCAAGAAGACCTGGCTGGGGCGCTGGAGTTCGAGCCAGACGCGGTCGAAGCGTGGCAGCGCCAGTTGTTTGAGGCACACCTTTACCTGATGCGGTCGCGCGTGAACTACGAGGCCGCGCGCATGGCGGTGATCGGCATCCAGACCGAGATGAGTCGCCAGCGCCGCGTGCGCGCCGACGTGATGCGCTACCGGCCCCTGCTACTGAATTATCTCGTGGGGTGGGGCATCGCGTGGATCGTGTTGATGGCGCTCAAGGGCATGGTCATCGGCGTCGCGGACACGATCGGCCTGACGCTGGTCGCAGCTGCGTATTACCCGGCGCTGTTCGGCATATTGGGCGCGCTGGTCGGTAGCTATCTGGCATTGGAACGGCACGCTGTGCGCCAACGCGATTTCGATCCGCTCTACATCACCGGCTATCTGGCGAATCCGCTGCTGGGCGGCGCTGCCGGACTGCTGACCTTCCTCGCGTTCGGGCTGGCGAATCATAACATGCTCGACGGCAGCGCCACCGATTTGGAGCGGATCGTGTTGTGGATTGCGGCGGCAGTGGTGGGGCTGAACCAATCTGCGATCCTGCAGCGTGTGGTGGGGCTGTTCAGCCGCAGTGCGTCCGATCCCGATCAGTCCACGTAAACGCTGTTGTTCGGCTCCCACGCAGGCACACAGACCGCCAGAAACACCAGATTTTCGTCATCGGCGCTGAAGATCTGGTGCACCTGCTGCGGCAGGATGGCG
This sequence is a window from Aggregatilinea lenta. Protein-coding genes within it:
- a CDS encoding glycerol-3-phosphate acyltransferase, producing MDLAVIVAIIVVGYLVGSFPTAYVVGRAKGVDIFKVGSGNMGATNVARACGVQYGALVWLWDGLKGALAVLVARMLMPDNAAAASVLAAVAVVAGHNWSFLATIITGSIKGGKGAATASGTFLLLAPTFLVVIVLALAAAVVLLTRYVSLAVLTSVAAAALAILVLIGLNVLEPVYSLYLFVAWMIFIRHRSNIYNLLAGKERRLGDRV
- a CDS encoding ATP-binding protein, with product MGFVTRDVPLDHPDFGKAFPCVCQREVIAARRGTRLRELSNLSAVTDKTFESFLLELPGLNDTQLLTLRTAHSLAADYARDPQGWLLFQGTYGSGKTHLAAAIANDCLARGQDVIFMTAPDLLDHLRSTFGPDSNVEYDDLFEQVRTTRLLILDDLGAESPTAWAQEKLYQLINHRYLNRLNTVVTTNIDPANLDPRVRSRLMDWHLTRLINLSLPDFRRGEPLPEQSSISSLELYADMVFETFHLRQNDLVPKDRHNLQEVYDIALAYAKDPQGWLTLMGGPGTGKTHLAAAIANYRARMGEAAILVTASDLLDYLRAAFGPSSNASYDKRFTELKTIPMLVIDQLDLANPSSWALEKLRQIVNHRYVAHQPTVFTTAQEFNTLDPVIRSRMADVRRNRIFLITVPDFKGGGPAAKRYPGQYAP
- a CDS encoding DnaD domain-containing protein, which produces MRGFSGFPPGKTLTVALPNQFFTELLQSIDDLIELKLTLYCFWALHQQDGEYRYVIRREVLDDALFLSGIDADAGTARERAIDAFERATARGTLLHVTVEGVAGPEDLYFLNTTRGRNAIRAIEQGHFTYGGRDCPVALVVERPNIFSLYEQNIGPLTPMISGQLKQAEDEYPAEWIEEAIRLAVERNARSWRYISAILNRWQTEGKDGGQPTQPTEADHYRYIRGEYSDIIDY
- the dnaB gene encoding replicative DNA helicase, which codes for MSQQDPIFAQPDRLAPHSVEAEEALLGSILINPNALNDVAAFLQADDFFIVRNGWVWETIQRLHERSDEIDYVTVIEELRQQERLEEVGGAAYITYLINHTPSSIYAEAYGRIVERAALRRRLLNSASEIAQLAHEESADINEVVDRAEASLFAVTERRLLRELVPMRIAISDYYDRIENLYERRGEPLGVPTGFTDLDHLLGGLQKSDLAIVAGRPGMGKTSWLLTTALNAARLGRARVAIFSLEMSNEQIVQRLVSSETGINTHKLRLGELDEREWALFVEATANLSSVQIFLDDTPALSPLQMRTKCRRLYSEHGLDLVMVDYLQLMTGGAGRSENRVQEISYISRNLKQIARELNVPVLAAAQLSRAVEQRQDKRPQLSDLRESGSIEQDADIVLFIYRDEVYNENTERPNQADIIVSKHRNGPTGTVTLFFRKELTQFANLKKTDMDLAGF
- a CDS encoding bifunctional nuclease family protein produces the protein MIKVNIDSIRVSLMSQLRVVILKDPISSKYLPIFIGPCEAEAIAVKLQGMAVERPLTHDLLKAMISELGGQVKHIVVNDLRQDTFFAQIVLDLNGELREIDSRPSDAIALAVRLEVPIYVEDSVMERAGIMPDEEIDGEGAANGEDGEGSGQLSIFEDFVESLDLDDLDSEDDEE
- a CDS encoding bactofilin family protein yields the protein MSIFGGRKQDEPPASRPEPKPSAAPATHANASHFSGFETVLGPSTTLFGDLKCQANIRLDGIFEGTLEIDGNVLVGETAKITADIHGKNVSIAGAVRGNVSGRRVQLLRTGRVWGDISATAITTEEGAFIDGKIKMLSHEAGQEYDLSALPLPDEIEQDPSETQAETHETR
- a CDS encoding DedA family protein is translated as MADILIWLSDFIKGIVETLGYPGITFVMFAENIFTPIPSELVMPFAGFLVADDKLNLFGIVLAGTLGSVLGAVVIYYIGVWADEPVIRRFLRRYGRYVMVSEDDLNRVLGLFERYGNAIVFFGRLIPIIRSLISLPAGMNRMPLPRFLVFTTLGSGIWTTFLAVAGLILGENWEDIIGYVDQYQKATLVVLVLVAAGFIVMRVREIRSRRASSVTTTAQSKID
- a CDS encoding ParA family protein — its product is MARTLVIANQKGGVGKSTSVLNLGVALARRGQRVLLIDLDPQAGLTAGLGLDPYTLRRTVYSLLSTPGTSLARVLCTIEDGLALVPANIDLAVADIRLSAAADPATRLRDVLDRSRIPFDVILIDTPPGLGVLTANGLVAADAVIVPVQCQYLAMRGVRGLLDSVERIGQSLNRDLVVGGLFGTLYRVESEHAREVMGELRDVFGPQVFESVIPYDEAAAEAPLAGQAVLDYAPDSPAALAYRALAEEIVP
- a CDS encoding tripartite tricarboxylate transporter TctB family protein, with protein sequence MSEQEGGKRARVSLRGRGREILTGQPRDDVPSGEIDAQSLQLTPHEADSLLALDAVPPNAPALADDADLDVAAVPPESESPDEMHAAEDDCSEQDSAAADLLSELIEVDAPPEPLEDLYDVGEPLPEDLTALLGALEDADSLDEPPPEPDTEDSRPYVLPEFDRVEWDTAAWDDAEDPAPRADSLPSPEISGPPPGERLPVAHSYGELAAVVNDDTLRRLVAQIEALQEDLAGALEFEPDAVEAWQRQLFEAHLYLMRSRVNYEAARMAVIGIQTEMSRQRRVRADVMRYRPLLLNYLVGWGIAWIVLMALKGMVIGVADTIGLTLVAAAYYPALFGILGALVGSYLALERHAVRQRDFDPLYITGYLANPLLGGAAGLLTFLAFGLANHNMLDGSATDLERIVLWIAAAVVGLNQSAILQRVVGLFSRSASDPDQST